A single Mangrovimonas sp. YM274 DNA region contains:
- a CDS encoding FAD:protein FMN transferase, which translates to MKRLFLILFFLWGISASAQSVFKRTLKLMGSRFDISVVAENQQQADGYIDIAVEEITRIEKLISSWDANSQTSMINANAGIQPVIVDRELFNLIKRAVGLSKLTQGAFDISYASMDKIWKFDGSMEMMPTEEEIKQSVSKVGYQHIDLNENAGSVFLDTKGMKIGFGAIGKGYAADQAKERLKALGVQAGIINASGDMNTWGRQPNGELWNIAITNPLNKDNVFAMLPVDNQAIVTSGNYEKFVKFNGVRYAHIIDPRTGYPSTGIISVSVMAAKAELADALATSVFVMGKEVGLDFINQLNGVECIIIDEQGNINYSNLIKPKQ; encoded by the coding sequence ATGAAACGTCTCTTCTTGATCCTATTTTTTTTATGGGGAATCTCAGCTTCCGCACAGTCCGTTTTTAAGCGGACCCTAAAACTAATGGGAAGTCGTTTTGATATCTCTGTTGTAGCAGAAAATCAACAACAGGCCGATGGTTATATTGATATTGCGGTTGAAGAAATTACCAGAATTGAAAAGTTGATATCATCGTGGGATGCCAATTCCCAAACCTCAATGATCAATGCCAATGCGGGCATACAGCCTGTTATAGTTGATAGAGAGTTATTCAATTTAATTAAACGAGCTGTGGGATTGTCCAAACTCACCCAGGGAGCTTTTGATATTTCATATGCGTCCATGGACAAAATTTGGAAGTTTGATGGCAGTATGGAAATGATGCCAACAGAGGAGGAAATTAAGCAGTCTGTGTCTAAAGTTGGCTATCAGCATATCGATTTGAATGAAAATGCTGGTTCGGTTTTTTTGGATACTAAAGGAATGAAAATTGGCTTTGGGGCCATTGGCAAGGGGTATGCCGCAGATCAAGCAAAAGAGCGTTTGAAGGCTTTAGGGGTGCAAGCAGGTATCATTAATGCTTCTGGCGACATGAATACATGGGGACGGCAACCCAATGGCGAACTTTGGAATATTGCCATTACAAACCCTCTTAACAAAGATAATGTGTTTGCCATGCTGCCAGTAGACAACCAGGCCATTGTAACTTCCGGTAATTATGAAAAGTTTGTAAAGTTTAACGGGGTACGTTATGCTCATATTATCGACCCTAGAACCGGTTACCCTAGTACGGGAATTATCAGCGTAAGTGTTATGGCAGCAAAAGCTGAACTCGCCGATGCTCTTGCTACCTCGGTATTTGTCATGGGCAAGGAGGTAGGTTTGGATTTTATCAACCAATTAAATGGTGTAGAATGCATCATTATAGATGAACAAGGAAATATAAATTACTCCAATTTAATAAAACCAAAACAATGA
- a CDS encoding DUF4266 domain-containing protein has product MIKYVSLMGFLIISLSSCTAVKEYEKVNINDPEMVLSARKAERFETNFQLYREGSSGANGGKTGGGCGCN; this is encoded by the coding sequence ATGATTAAGTACGTGTCATTAATGGGATTTTTAATAATCTCATTAAGTTCTTGCACGGCGGTAAAAGAATATGAAAAGGTCAATATTAATGACCCGGAAATGGTCTTGTCCGCTCGAAAAGCAGAACGCTTCGAAACCAATTTTCAATTGTATAGAGAAGGTTCCTCCGGTGCCAATGGAGGTAAAACGGGAGGAGGCTGCGGATGCAATTAG
- a CDS encoding DUF3570 domain-containing protein produces the protein MKKISLLLLLLAVAVGYSQNKPADSLQNSTVTAYKKRVLETTEVDFLMSYYAQDGKHAAVSGGIGDENLTDITPTIVVAIPLNSDDVLTVDAGISAYTSASSSNINPFDSNKPASPFSDSSGASRSDTWVNGNFSYAHSSDDRNQIIGATLSVASEYDYFSIGFGGNYTRLFNEKNTELGVKANVFLDTWNPQYPIELRNGFSHSGIEGPGTYDPFKYEKFNDLGRNSYSLSLSFSQILTENLQASIFMDLVLQQGLLSTPHQRVYFMDQPDFFIADFQLADDVERLPDSRFKIPIGGRLNYFINERLTLRTYYRFYSDDWGITSHTASIEVPYKISDKFTIYPIYRYYTQTAADYFAPYEAHLSNEDYYTSDYDLSKFDSNQFGAGFNYTDIFTSFHIWKAGLKSIDFRYAHYKRSDGLSANIFSTAFKFLID, from the coding sequence ATGAAAAAGATAAGTTTACTGCTGTTACTGTTGGCAGTAGCTGTTGGCTATTCGCAAAACAAACCTGCAGATTCCTTACAAAATTCTACAGTAACAGCCTATAAAAAGCGCGTATTGGAAACTACGGAAGTAGATTTTTTAATGAGTTATTATGCACAGGATGGTAAGCATGCTGCGGTTTCTGGTGGGATTGGTGATGAAAACTTAACCGATATCACACCAACCATTGTGGTAGCCATTCCTTTGAACAGCGACGATGTTTTGACCGTGGACGCTGGGATTTCTGCATACACTTCGGCATCTTCCAGTAACATTAATCCGTTCGATTCTAACAAACCGGCGAGCCCGTTTTCTGATTCTTCGGGGGCATCTAGGTCTGATACTTGGGTGAATGGAAATTTTAGTTATGCCCATTCTTCGGACGACAGAAATCAAATAATAGGAGCGACTCTGAGTGTGGCTTCAGAATACGATTATTTCTCCATAGGTTTTGGTGGAAATTATACGCGTTTGTTTAACGAAAAAAATACAGAACTTGGAGTAAAGGCCAATGTGTTTTTGGATACTTGGAACCCTCAATACCCTATTGAGTTAAGAAATGGTTTTTCGCACTCGGGTATTGAAGGACCAGGAACTTATGATCCATTTAAATATGAAAAATTTAATGACTTGGGCCGAAACTCCTATAGTTTGTCATTGAGCTTTTCGCAAATCCTGACAGAAAATTTACAGGCCTCCATTTTTATGGATCTTGTGTTGCAGCAAGGATTGCTTTCTACACCGCATCAAAGGGTATATTTTATGGATCAACCAGATTTCTTTATAGCAGATTTTCAGTTGGCTGATGATGTAGAGCGTTTACCAGATAGTCGATTTAAAATTCCGATTGGGGGTAGGTTAAATTATTTTATAAATGAAAGATTGACACTTAGAACTTATTATCGGTTTTATTCAGACGACTGGGGGATTACGTCACATACAGCTAGTATAGAAGTGCCTTACAAGATCAGTGATAAATTTACGATATACCCAATTTATAGATATTATACCCAAACGGCAGCCGATTACTTCGCTCCTTATGAAGCGCATTTGTCAAATGAAGACTATTACACTTCAGATTATGATCTCTCAAAATTTGATAGTAATCAATTTGGTGCAGGTTTTAATTACACTGATATTTTTACAAGCTTCCATATTTGGAAAGCTGGCTTGAAAAGTATCGATTTCAGGTATGCTCATTACAAGCGTAGCGACGGGCTGTCAGCCAATATATTCTCCACTGCATTTAAGTTTTTGATTGATTAG
- a CDS encoding Insecticidal toxin complex protein: MIQQKTLKNGLIFLFLTLGQFALAKEWICFKDFQKTTGNLELPTSDWLKSDRKHNTLKWEQANAYNLEHGLFGEYTSIQQRTDFYQWLYEALDKKGHEVVWPKMAHFISNKLRLVKGFPYCIFMKGSIKKYAYLGSEAAFNGALETLGALYYSKVIFKGENALDWDKQLLYKEQHIWLENIYKKVDASTLKTIERMAKGKGFYALIVPREIRFQGDISLEEKRYEYALHTLRDYCKEHYP; the protein is encoded by the coding sequence TTGATTCAACAAAAGACCTTAAAGAACGGCCTTATATTTTTGTTTTTAACCCTTGGCCAATTTGCCTTGGCCAAGGAATGGATATGTTTTAAAGACTTTCAAAAGACAACAGGAAACCTTGAGTTGCCAACTTCTGATTGGTTGAAATCTGATAGGAAACACAATACCCTTAAATGGGAACAAGCAAACGCATACAATTTAGAGCATGGTCTCTTTGGGGAATACACCAGTATTCAACAAAGAACAGATTTTTATCAATGGCTTTACGAAGCGTTGGACAAAAAGGGACATGAAGTTGTATGGCCAAAAATGGCCCATTTCATATCTAATAAATTAAGGCTTGTTAAAGGATTTCCGTATTGCATATTCATGAAAGGCAGCATCAAGAAATATGCTTATTTAGGAAGTGAGGCTGCTTTTAATGGAGCCCTCGAAACTTTGGGAGCACTTTACTATTCCAAAGTCATATTTAAAGGAGAAAATGCCTTGGATTGGGATAAGCAACTTCTATACAAGGAACAACATATATGGCTAGAAAATATCTATAAAAAAGTAGATGCTTCAACCTTGAAAACCATTGAACGTATGGCTAAGGGAAAAGGATTTTATGCTTTGATTGTACCCAGGGAAATTCGTTTTCAAGGCGATATTTCATTGGAAGAAAAGCGCTACGAATATGCCTTGCATACTTTGAGGGATTATTGCAAGGAGCATTATCCATAA
- the guaB gene encoding IMP dehydrogenase has translation MIAHQNKILGEGLTYDDVLLVPAFSEVLPREVSIQTKFTKNITLNVPIVSAAMDTVTESKMAIAMAREGGIGVLHKNMTIAQQAAKVKRVKRAENGMIIDPVTLPLTAKVADAKQYMKEHSIGGIPIVDESGTLKGIVTNRDLRFEHKNSRPISEVMTSENLVTAGVGTSLKDAEIILQQHKIEKLLIVDDNYKLAGLITFRDITKLTQKPNANKDEYGRLRVAAAIGVTGDAVERAEALVNAGVDAVIIDTAHGHTKGVVAVLKEVKKKFPQLEVVVGNIATAEAAKYLVEAGADAVKVGIGPGSICTTRVVAGVGFPQFSAVLEVSAAIKGTGVPVIADGGIRYTGDIPKAIAAGADSVMLGSLLAGTKESPGETIIYEGRKFKSYRGMGSVEAMKEGSKDRYFQDVEDDIKKLVPEGIVGRVPYKGELVESIHQFIGGLRAGMGYCGAKDIETLKEKGQFVKITSSGINESHPHDVTITKEAPNYSR, from the coding sequence ATGATAGCACATCAAAACAAAATTCTAGGAGAAGGATTAACCTATGACGACGTCCTTCTAGTGCCAGCCTTCTCAGAAGTCTTACCAAGAGAAGTAAGTATTCAAACAAAATTTACGAAAAACATTACGCTTAATGTTCCTATTGTATCGGCTGCAATGGATACCGTAACCGAAAGTAAAATGGCTATTGCCATGGCTCGTGAAGGAGGAATTGGTGTTTTGCACAAAAATATGACTATCGCGCAACAAGCTGCTAAAGTAAAGCGTGTAAAACGTGCTGAAAATGGGATGATAATCGACCCTGTGACCCTTCCGTTGACAGCGAAAGTTGCAGATGCAAAACAATACATGAAAGAACACAGTATTGGAGGAATTCCAATCGTGGATGAGAGTGGAACTTTAAAAGGTATTGTAACCAATAGAGATTTACGTTTTGAGCATAAAAACAGTCGTCCTATTTCTGAAGTAATGACCAGTGAAAACTTGGTGACAGCGGGAGTGGGAACGTCGTTGAAAGATGCTGAAATTATTTTGCAACAACATAAAATTGAAAAGCTACTTATTGTAGATGACAATTATAAATTGGCTGGGTTGATTACCTTTAGAGATATCACTAAGCTTACCCAAAAACCAAATGCCAACAAAGACGAATACGGTCGTTTGCGTGTTGCTGCTGCTATTGGTGTAACTGGAGATGCAGTTGAAAGAGCAGAGGCTTTGGTAAATGCAGGTGTTGATGCGGTTATTATTGATACAGCACACGGTCATACCAAAGGAGTGGTAGCGGTATTGAAAGAAGTGAAAAAGAAATTCCCTCAGTTGGAAGTGGTAGTAGGAAATATTGCTACGGCCGAAGCTGCAAAATATTTGGTAGAGGCTGGAGCAGATGCTGTTAAAGTGGGTATTGGTCCTGGATCTATTTGTACTACACGTGTAGTTGCTGGTGTTGGGTTTCCACAGTTTTCTGCGGTTTTGGAAGTTTCTGCGGCCATTAAAGGTACCGGAGTTCCTGTAATTGCGGATGGGGGTATCCGTTATACAGGAGATATTCCTAAAGCGATTGCTGCTGGTGCTGATAGTGTGATGTTAGGATCTTTATTGGCAGGAACTAAAGAATCTCCGGGTGAAACCATTATTTACGAAGGAAGAAAATTTAAGTCTTACCGAGGAATGGGGTCTGTTGAAGCGATGAAAGAAGGAAGTAAAGACCGTTATTTCCAAGATGTAGAAGATGATATCAAAAAATTGGTGCCAGAAGGTATCGTAGGACGTGTACCTTATAAAGGAGAATTGGTAGAGAGCATCCATCAATTTATTGGCGGTTTACGAGCTGGAATGGGTTACTGTGGCGCTAAGGACATTGAAACTTTGAAGGAAAAGGGACAATTTGTGAAAATTACTTCTTCCGGAATCAATGAGAGCCACCCTCATGATGTAACAATAACAAAAGAAGCTCCTAACTATTCTAGATAG
- a CDS encoding NAD(P)/FAD-dependent oxidoreductase, with protein sequence MSNRKTIIIVGGGFAGLELINQLGNSNYNVILVDTNNYNFFPPLLYQVAAGFMEPSAISYPFRKILRSKPNVKFRLGALEKVVPQENKIIVSNGELYYDLLVMATGAETNFFGNKNIEEYSLPMKTISDALALRNVIFTRLERATRLEKREDRKKLLSFVIAGAGPTGVELSGIFAEMRAHILTKDYPELSMNDLGEIYLIDGQDAVLAVMSEKTQKYSYKKLEELGVTIKLNTLVKDFKDDVISLSDGTEIHSRNLIWAAGISAKTFDGFTPENYGPGRRLKTNAFNLVDGYDNIYAIGDSALVSGDPNYPKGHPQLAQTAIQQAKNLGENLCSTHQWKPFAYKDLGTMAIIGRNKAVTDGPDQKFFFKGFLAWCIWIFVHIMSLVNFRNRMRALYDWIGYYINKDQSFRMIIKPKK encoded by the coding sequence ATGTCCAATAGAAAAACCATCATCATTGTTGGAGGTGGCTTTGCTGGTTTAGAACTTATCAACCAACTAGGCAACTCCAACTATAATGTAATTTTGGTGGATACCAACAATTACAATTTCTTTCCTCCTTTACTCTATCAAGTCGCTGCTGGCTTTATGGAGCCGTCCGCCATTAGTTACCCCTTCAGGAAAATATTACGCTCAAAACCCAATGTAAAATTCAGATTGGGAGCCCTTGAAAAGGTAGTGCCTCAAGAAAACAAAATCATTGTAAGCAACGGAGAGCTTTATTATGATCTTTTGGTCATGGCCACGGGAGCTGAAACCAATTTCTTTGGAAACAAAAATATTGAAGAATACAGCTTACCAATGAAAACCATCAGCGATGCCTTGGCCTTGCGAAATGTTATTTTTACCCGATTGGAACGTGCCACGCGTCTTGAAAAAAGAGAAGATCGCAAAAAACTGCTATCCTTTGTCATTGCTGGTGCAGGTCCTACCGGAGTGGAACTTTCCGGAATTTTTGCTGAAATGCGTGCCCATATATTAACCAAAGATTATCCTGAATTAAGCATGAATGACCTAGGCGAAATCTACCTAATTGACGGTCAAGATGCTGTTTTAGCCGTGATGTCTGAAAAAACCCAAAAATACAGCTATAAAAAGCTGGAAGAACTTGGAGTTACCATCAAACTCAATACTCTGGTTAAAGACTTTAAGGATGATGTGATATCCCTATCGGATGGTACCGAAATACACAGCCGCAACCTAATTTGGGCTGCAGGAATTTCAGCCAAAACCTTTGACGGTTTTACACCTGAAAACTATGGCCCGGGAAGACGTTTAAAAACCAATGCCTTTAATTTGGTCGATGGTTATGACAATATCTATGCTATAGGAGATTCTGCTTTGGTTTCAGGAGACCCCAATTACCCAAAAGGCCATCCTCAATTGGCGCAAACCGCTATTCAGCAAGCCAAGAACCTTGGTGAAAATTTATGTTCAACCCACCAATGGAAGCCTTTCGCCTATAAAGATTTGGGCACAATGGCCATAATTGGACGTAACAAAGCTGTTACAGACGGCCCAGACCAAAAGTTTTTCTTTAAAGGTTTTTTGGCATGGTGTATTTGGATTTTTGTGCACATCATGTCGTTGGTAAATTTTAGAAACAGAATGCGGGCGCTTTACGATTGGATTGGATATTACATTAATAAGGATCAATCGTTCCGGATGATTATTAAACCTAAAAAATAA
- a CDS encoding M1 family metallopeptidase, whose amino-acid sequence MKYPLILLLTIALSCFNCASEKENAIPKTFVEEPHSFAVPNKAYINHLDLDIEVDFDSQTIKGSATYDITNSNASEIVLDSKFLNIKSVEADGKATSFHLGDFDEFLGQALHIDIKQDTKTVTVFYETTDRTEALQWLAPQQTADKTHPFLFTQGQAILTRTWIPIQDSPQIRITYNATVKVPTELMAVMSAENPKEKNTEGLYHFQMKQPISPYLIALSVGNLEYRAISNRTGVYAETSMIDKVQNEFSEMDNMLKAAEALYGTYAWEQFDVIVLPPSFPFGGMENPRLTFATPTLIAGDKSLTSVIAHELAHSWSGNLVTNSTWNDFWLNEGFTVYFEIRIMEALYGKERADMLALIGRQDLEDEIEDLKDTPKSTQLKLDLKNENPDDGMNSIAYDKGYLFLRTLEETVGRDKFDVFLKSYFTTNAFSTLTTEDFVNYLNTQLLQPNNITFNTKEWIYKPGIPSNAAVIASDKFDTAERTLEQFLTLNEVDTTLTSNWTTQEWVHFIRNFPETITPEQMALLDKAFDFTNSGNSHIAMVWFEQSIIHDYRGNEVDKNIASFLTHVGRRWYVETLFKAYKKADKVEEALSIYKETRGNYHSVTAGTIDMLLETSLE is encoded by the coding sequence ATGAAATACCCCCTTATTCTTCTATTAACCATAGCATTGTCATGCTTTAACTGTGCTAGTGAAAAAGAAAATGCAATACCCAAAACCTTTGTGGAGGAACCCCATTCCTTCGCCGTTCCCAACAAGGCTTACATCAACCATTTAGATTTAGACATTGAAGTTGATTTTGATTCTCAAACTATAAAAGGATCAGCCACATATGACATTACCAATAGTAATGCTTCTGAAATTGTTTTGGACAGTAAGTTTTTAAATATTAAAAGTGTGGAAGCTGACGGTAAAGCAACTTCATTCCATTTAGGCGATTTTGATGAATTTCTGGGGCAAGCACTTCATATAGATATTAAACAGGACACTAAAACAGTCACGGTTTTCTACGAAACCACAGATCGTACCGAAGCCTTGCAATGGTTAGCTCCACAACAAACGGCAGATAAAACACATCCGTTCTTGTTTACCCAAGGGCAAGCCATTTTAACCCGTACTTGGATTCCTATTCAAGATAGTCCTCAAATACGCATCACTTACAACGCTACTGTAAAAGTGCCCACTGAGCTTATGGCTGTGATGAGTGCCGAGAACCCTAAAGAAAAAAACACTGAAGGATTGTATCATTTTCAAATGAAACAACCAATCTCCCCTTACTTGATAGCGCTTTCCGTAGGAAATTTAGAATATAGAGCTATTAGCAACCGTACAGGTGTATATGCCGAAACGTCTATGATTGATAAAGTTCAAAATGAATTTTCTGAAATGGACAATATGCTCAAGGCTGCCGAAGCACTTTATGGCACTTATGCCTGGGAGCAATTTGATGTCATTGTACTGCCGCCTAGTTTTCCTTTTGGAGGCATGGAAAACCCTCGACTTACATTTGCTACGCCTACTTTAATTGCCGGTGACAAAAGTTTAACTTCGGTGATTGCACACGAATTGGCGCATTCTTGGTCGGGTAATTTGGTTACCAACTCAACTTGGAACGATTTCTGGTTGAATGAAGGCTTTACCGTCTATTTTGAAATCAGAATTATGGAAGCTCTTTACGGGAAAGAACGTGCCGATATGTTGGCCTTGATTGGCCGTCAGGATTTGGAAGATGAAATAGAAGATCTTAAGGATACGCCTAAAAGCACACAATTAAAATTGGACTTGAAAAATGAAAACCCTGATGATGGCATGAACAGTATTGCCTATGACAAGGGGTACCTATTTTTAAGAACTTTGGAAGAAACTGTTGGCCGCGATAAGTTTGATGTGTTTTTAAAGAGCTATTTTACAACCAATGCTTTTAGCACTTTGACTACTGAAGATTTTGTCAATTACCTGAACACACAGCTGCTACAACCAAACAACATTACATTCAACACTAAAGAATGGATTTACAAACCAGGCATTCCTTCCAATGCTGCTGTAATTGCTTCAGATAAATTTGATACTGCGGAACGCACTTTGGAGCAATTTCTAACATTGAATGAAGTAGACACCACCTTGACCAGTAATTGGACCACTCAAGAGTGGGTGCATTTCATTCGTAATTTCCCAGAAACCATCACGCCAGAACAAATGGCGCTTTTGGATAAGGCTTTTGACTTTACAAATTCTGGCAACTCCCATATTGCCATGGTTTGGTTCGAACAATCAATCATTCACGATTACAGAGGCAACGAGGTCGATAAAAATATTGCATCATTCCTAACCCATGTTGGAAGAAGATGGTATGTAGAAACCTTATTTAAAGCCTATAAAAAAGCAGACAAAGTTGAGGAAGCATTATCCATTTACAAAGAAACACGGGGTAATTACCACTCAGTCACGGCTGGTACAATAGATATGTTGCTCGAAACCTCGCTAGAATAA
- a CDS encoding SRPBCC family protein, whose product MKYSTKITVALPLDEFLHKFNNTENMKHWQKGLIAAEHISGTPGELGSKMKLVYKLGKRVMELVETITHANLPYELHATYTTHGMHNIQENYFKQTEDGQTVWTSDNEFVPLSFTMKLMTKFMPSAFKKQSLQYMVDFKNFAEKGTSVANA is encoded by the coding sequence ATGAAGTACTCCACTAAAATTACTGTGGCCCTACCACTGGATGAATTCCTACATAAATTCAACAATACGGAAAATATGAAGCATTGGCAAAAAGGCCTCATTGCTGCCGAACATATTTCGGGCACACCGGGAGAACTTGGATCCAAAATGAAACTGGTCTATAAATTGGGAAAGCGCGTAATGGAACTTGTGGAAACTATTACACACGCTAATTTACCCTACGAATTGCACGCCACCTACACAACCCATGGCATGCATAATATCCAAGAAAACTACTTTAAACAAACAGAAGACGGTCAAACCGTTTGGACTTCGGACAATGAATTTGTCCCCTTAAGCTTTACCATGAAATTAATGACCAAATTCATGCCCAGTGCTTTTAAGAAACAATCGTTGCAATACATGGTAGATTTTAAGAACTTTGCAGAAAAAGGAACTTCTGTAGCCAATGCGTAA
- a CDS encoding peptidylprolyl isomerase: MKSKLKFLVLLLFVSGFVCAQTTSDDVLFTVDGDPVKASEFIRVYNKNLDLVKDESQKDVDEYLKLFVNYQLKIKEAKRLGLDDNAQYKREFANYKKQLTKNFLTDNKVTDALVKEAYDRMSYDIKASHILFRVEEAERDTLKVYNDLLELRERAKKEGFESVFKELNTKYKAPGSREINYKGHETYAEELGYFSAFKMVYNFETVAYNTEVGEISMPFRTRFGYHIVMVEDKRPSRGEVTVEHIMVSKVQKDSSLNPEVRINELYKKIMQGESFEAVAKQFSDDKSSAAKGGLLPSFKGGQLSSSEFEEVAFGLTENGQISEPFKTEFGWHIVKLIDKTGNPEFDTIKLELEQRVKRDSRSALINTALTNNLKQRYSVKDNQEALTYFEGLINASYFQNNWTLPGDFIKDKTFITIGKQDYTYGAFGDYLVSSQRKYFGKQLTNTEVVAAEYEAFLEAKLIEYRERNLEFEDEEFAFILGEYRDGLLLFDLMEKEVWNTASKDTVGLKSYYESHKADYVWPVRADAVVASAAKKRDISKVEDLLEDNKSVEEISDKLNTESEQKVIFTKGIMDTTHQALPEDFEFKKGVSSIYKFNDSYHVAMVEEVYPSGPKTFEEARGSVVSDYQNYIEKNWLNTLHERYNVEINQDVLAKVKSQILN, from the coding sequence ATGAAATCAAAACTAAAGTTTTTAGTCCTTTTATTATTTGTTTCTGGGTTTGTATGTGCGCAAACTACGAGTGATGATGTGTTGTTTACTGTGGATGGAGACCCCGTAAAGGCTTCTGAGTTTATTAGGGTTTATAACAAGAATCTTGATTTGGTAAAGGATGAATCACAAAAAGATGTAGATGAATATTTAAAGCTTTTTGTGAATTATCAATTGAAAATTAAAGAGGCAAAACGTTTGGGACTAGATGATAATGCCCAATACAAAAGGGAATTTGCCAATTACAAAAAGCAACTGACCAAAAACTTCCTGACTGATAATAAGGTGACCGATGCCTTGGTGAAGGAAGCCTACGATAGGATGTCATATGATATTAAGGCTTCTCATATTTTATTTCGTGTAGAAGAAGCTGAACGAGATACTCTTAAGGTGTACAACGATTTATTGGAGTTGCGTGAAAGAGCTAAAAAAGAAGGTTTTGAAAGCGTGTTTAAAGAGTTGAACACCAAATACAAGGCCCCTGGTTCAAGAGAAATTAATTACAAAGGACATGAAACTTATGCTGAGGAGTTGGGGTATTTTTCGGCCTTCAAAATGGTTTATAATTTTGAAACGGTAGCTTACAATACTGAGGTGGGGGAGATTTCTATGCCATTTAGAACGCGTTTTGGATATCATATTGTGATGGTTGAGGACAAGCGTCCTTCTAGAGGAGAAGTTACCGTAGAGCACATCATGGTGTCTAAAGTTCAAAAGGATTCTTCTTTAAATCCAGAAGTAAGAATTAATGAGCTCTACAAAAAAATCATGCAAGGCGAGTCTTTTGAGGCTGTGGCAAAACAGTTTTCAGATGATAAAAGCTCGGCGGCTAAAGGCGGTTTGTTGCCATCATTTAAAGGTGGGCAATTAAGCTCTTCGGAATTTGAAGAAGTGGCCTTTGGCTTGACGGAAAATGGACAGATTTCGGAACCGTTTAAAACAGAATTTGGATGGCATATCGTGAAATTGATTGACAAAACGGGAAACCCAGAGTTTGATACCATTAAGTTGGAATTGGAACAACGTGTAAAGCGTGATTCAAGATCGGCATTAATCAATACGGCTCTTACCAATAACTTAAAACAACGTTATAGTGTTAAGGATAACCAAGAGGCCTTGACTTATTTTGAAGGGTTGATTAACGCCAGTTATTTTCAAAACAACTGGACTTTACCGGGGGATTTTATCAAAGACAAAACGTTCATCACCATAGGGAAACAAGATTACACCTATGGAGCGTTTGGGGATTATTTAGTATCTTCTCAAAGAAAATATTTTGGAAAGCAATTGACCAATACCGAAGTTGTTGCGGCCGAGTATGAAGCCTTTTTGGAAGCCAAACTTATAGAATACCGAGAGCGTAATCTAGAATTTGAAGACGAGGAATTCGCTTTTATTTTAGGTGAATATAGAGATGGGTTATTGTTGTTTGACCTAATGGAAAAGGAAGTTTGGAATACCGCTTCTAAAGATACCGTTGGATTGAAAAGCTACTACGAATCGCACAAGGCAGATTACGTTTGGCCGGTTAGGGCAGATGCCGTGGTTGCTTCGGCGGCCAAGAAAAGAGATATTTCTAAGGTGGAGGATTTGCTGGAAGACAACAAATCGGTTGAAGAAATCAGTGATAAGTTGAATACCGAAAGCGAACAAAAGGTTATTTTTACTAAAGGAATAATGGATACAACGCATCAAGCATTGCCTGAAGATTTTGAATTTAAAAAAGGCGTGTCTTCGATTTATAAATTCAATGATTCCTATCATGTTGCAATGGTAGAAGAGGTATATCCTAGTGGGCCTAAAACCTTCGAGGAAGCAAGAGGGAGTGTTGTAAGCGACTATCAAAATTATATTGAAAAAAACTGGTTGAACACTTTGCATGAGCGCTATAATGTTGAAATAAACCAAGACGTGTTGGCTAAGGTGAAATCTCAAATCCTGAATTAA